One stretch of Streptomyces sp. NBC_01142 DNA includes these proteins:
- a CDS encoding TetR/AcrR family transcriptional regulator, giving the protein MAGRAAEPEVIWARPERTGRGPKPAYTRSDIAAAAVRIADADGIEAVSMRKVAGELGCGTMSLYNYVPRKEDLYELMVDAVSGEYEFSEPSGDWRADMLALAGQTRAIMHRHPWLTRLMSAIYGFSPNVLRYLEHCLGCLHGLDAPPGIKMELIATVNGTVMTSVANELAIAERSRGLPWSAEREQAVRAAYLHREVASGAYPRLAAVLGGGGDPLDPDDVFLRTLTRVLDSFGPHSSAN; this is encoded by the coding sequence ATGGCGGGCCGAGCGGCCGAACCGGAAGTGATCTGGGCGCGTCCCGAACGCACGGGCCGTGGCCCGAAACCGGCGTACACCCGGAGCGACATCGCGGCGGCGGCCGTGCGGATCGCCGATGCGGACGGCATCGAGGCGGTCTCCATGCGCAAGGTGGCCGGCGAGCTGGGCTGCGGCACCATGTCGCTCTACAACTACGTGCCGCGCAAGGAGGACCTGTACGAGCTGATGGTGGACGCGGTCAGCGGCGAGTACGAGTTCTCCGAGCCGTCAGGCGACTGGCGCGCGGACATGCTGGCGCTGGCCGGCCAGACCCGGGCGATCATGCACCGCCACCCCTGGCTGACCAGGCTCATGTCCGCGATATACGGCTTCAGCCCCAATGTCCTGCGCTACCTGGAGCACTGCCTCGGCTGCCTGCACGGTCTCGACGCACCGCCCGGCATCAAGATGGAGCTGATCGCGACGGTCAACGGCACGGTCATGACGTCCGTCGCCAACGAGCTGGCCATCGCCGAGCGCAGCCGCGGACTGCCCTGGTCCGCGGAGCGGGAGCAGGCCGTACGCGCCGCCTATCTCCATCGCGAGGTCGCGAGTGGCGCGTATCCCCGGCTGGCGGCCGTCCTCGGCGGGGGTGGCGACCCCCTCGACCCGGACGATGTATTTCTCCGCACACTGACCCGCGTTCTGGACTCCTTCGGCCCTCACAGCAGTGCGAACTGA
- a CDS encoding CaiB/BaiF CoA-transferase family protein, whose translation MSQPLPLDGITVVAVEQAVAAPFATRQLADLGARVIKIERPDGGDFARDYDTAARGLASHFVWCNRGKESLAVDLKDPRGIEIVRQLIADADVFVQNLAQGAAARLGLDAATLCAAHPRLIAVDISGYGAEGPYAHKRAYDMLVQCEAGLVSVTGTAEHPVKAGIPAADIAAAMYAFSGVLAALLRRGTTGRGGPVEISMLESLAEWMGHPLHYGMHGGEAPARTGVAHAVIAPYDAYPTADGGQVLLSVQNDREWRRLADQVLGRPELGEDPVFATNTARTANRTKTDAVVAGALVLLDTREAVRRLDAAGIACARLNSVTDVAGHPQLAARDRWREVDSPVGPLRALLPPINLPGGAEAPMGAVPALGEHTDALLKTLGMTDEGTAALRRDGVVA comes from the coding sequence ATGAGCCAACCACTCCCCCTCGACGGGATCACGGTCGTCGCCGTCGAACAGGCCGTCGCCGCGCCCTTCGCCACGCGTCAGCTCGCCGATCTCGGCGCCCGCGTCATCAAGATCGAGCGGCCGGACGGCGGTGACTTCGCGCGTGACTACGACACCGCAGCCCGCGGGCTCGCCTCGCACTTCGTCTGGTGCAACCGCGGCAAGGAGTCCCTCGCCGTCGATCTGAAGGACCCGCGCGGTATCGAGATCGTGCGTCAACTCATCGCGGATGCCGATGTGTTCGTGCAGAACCTCGCGCAGGGCGCAGCCGCCCGGCTCGGCCTGGACGCGGCCACCCTGTGCGCCGCGCACCCACGGCTGATCGCCGTGGACATCTCCGGGTACGGCGCCGAGGGGCCGTACGCGCACAAGCGGGCGTACGACATGCTCGTGCAGTGCGAGGCAGGCCTGGTCTCGGTGACCGGAACGGCGGAACATCCGGTCAAGGCGGGGATTCCCGCGGCCGACATCGCGGCGGCGATGTACGCCTTCTCGGGGGTGCTGGCGGCGCTGCTGCGGCGGGGCACCACGGGGCGCGGCGGGCCGGTGGAGATCTCGATGCTGGAATCGCTGGCCGAGTGGATGGGGCATCCACTGCACTACGGGATGCATGGGGGTGAGGCCCCGGCGCGCACGGGTGTCGCGCACGCCGTCATCGCTCCGTACGACGCCTATCCCACGGCGGACGGCGGGCAGGTGCTGCTGTCGGTACAGAACGACCGGGAGTGGCGGCGGCTGGCCGACCAGGTGCTCGGCCGGCCCGAGCTGGGCGAGGATCCGGTCTTCGCGACCAACACCGCCCGTACGGCGAACCGGACGAAGACGGATGCGGTGGTGGCCGGGGCGCTGGTGCTGCTGGACACCCGGGAGGCGGTCCGCCGACTGGATGCGGCAGGCATCGCATGCGCCCGGCTCAACAGCGTCACGGATGTGGCCGGGCATCCGCAGCTCGCGGCGCGGGACCGGTGGCGGGAGGTGGACTCACCGGTCGGGCCGCTGCGGGCCCTGCTGCCGCCGATCAATCTGCCCGGCGGAGCCGAGGCTCCGATGGGCGCGGTTCCTGCACTCGGCGAACACACCGACGCGCTGCTGAAGACCCTGGGAATGACGGATGAGGGGACAGCGGCGCTGCGCCGGGACGGTGTGGTCGCCTGA
- a CDS encoding tetratricopeptide repeat protein yields the protein MSPRRAPGTSAASGPAVSPRPTAAGAWTALTHRARALPGARGRGILLPAAALAVVLTLGALAFGRADEAPRTTRTAAPAADAPLDRIGAGDLARGVTGLQAHLRDQPKDARGWATLGTAYVEQARTGGDPTRYPQAGKALARSLALQPRGNDAALAGRAALAAARHDFRGALRDAEAALKVNPFSERALASRIDALVELGSYSKALAAAEEADGRRPGIPVFTRYAYVLELRGDIKGARRVLGRALDSASSPGDTAYVATALGQLEWSQGAYPPALRHFTTALRADPRYLPALEGRARARAAQGDLKGAERGLEAVVQRLPLPGQLVALGELHQARGRTAEARAQYELIGTWTELARANGVDTDLDTALALADHGDRAEALRAARAEWKQRQTVHTADALAWALHVNGRSTEALAYLGKSAPPGCRNALFLYHRGMIERAADRTDPARRSLTAALDINPHFSPIGSRAARAALKALEAS from the coding sequence ATGTCCCCGCGAAGGGCGCCAGGAACCAGCGCGGCTTCCGGCCCGGCCGTGAGCCCGCGGCCGACAGCCGCCGGCGCCTGGACGGCGCTCACACACCGCGCCCGCGCCCTCCCCGGGGCGCGGGGCCGGGGCATCCTCCTTCCCGCCGCGGCGCTCGCCGTCGTGCTCACCCTGGGCGCCCTCGCCTTCGGCCGGGCGGACGAGGCGCCCCGTACCACCCGCACCGCCGCACCCGCCGCGGACGCGCCGCTCGACCGGATCGGTGCCGGTGATCTCGCTCGCGGGGTCACCGGCCTCCAGGCGCACCTGCGGGACCAGCCCAAGGACGCCCGGGGATGGGCGACCCTGGGCACCGCCTATGTCGAGCAGGCCAGGACCGGCGGCGACCCGACCCGGTATCCGCAGGCCGGCAAGGCACTCGCCCGTTCTCTCGCTCTCCAGCCGCGGGGCAATGACGCCGCGCTGGCAGGGCGGGCCGCGCTCGCCGCGGCGCGGCACGATTTCCGTGGCGCGCTGCGGGACGCGGAAGCGGCACTGAAGGTCAATCCGTTCAGCGAGCGGGCTCTCGCCTCACGGATCGATGCTCTCGTCGAACTGGGCAGCTATTCCAAGGCGTTGGCGGCGGCGGAGGAAGCGGACGGCCGCCGCCCCGGCATTCCCGTGTTCACGCGCTACGCGTACGTACTGGAGCTGCGCGGCGACATCAAGGGAGCCCGCCGGGTACTCGGCCGTGCGCTGGACTCGGCCTCCTCGCCCGGCGACACGGCGTACGTGGCCACCGCCCTCGGCCAGCTGGAGTGGAGCCAGGGCGCGTACCCTCCCGCGCTGCGGCACTTCACCACCGCGCTGCGCGCAGACCCCCGTTATCTGCCCGCCCTGGAGGGCCGGGCCCGCGCTCGGGCCGCGCAGGGCGACCTGAAGGGGGCCGAGCGCGGGCTCGAAGCGGTGGTGCAGCGGCTGCCGCTGCCGGGGCAGCTGGTCGCCCTCGGTGAGCTCCACCAGGCTCGGGGGCGTACGGCCGAGGCGCGTGCCCAGTACGAACTGATCGGCACGTGGACCGAACTGGCCCGCGCCAACGGTGTGGACACCGATCTGGACACCGCGCTGGCCCTGGCGGACCACGGTGACCGGGCCGAGGCGCTGCGTGCTGCCCGTGCCGAGTGGAAGCAGCGGCAGACCGTGCACACGGCGGACGCCCTGGCCTGGGCGCTGCATGTCAACGGCCGCTCCACGGAGGCTCTTGCGTACCTCGGAAAGTCCGCGCCGCCCGGCTGCCGCAACGCGTTGTTCCTGTACCACCGCGGCATGATCGAACGCGCTGCGGACCGTACGGATCCCGCCCGGCGTTCACTCACCGCCGCACTCGACATCAACCCCCATTTCTCACCGATCGGTTCACGTGCGGCCCGTGCCGCTCTGAAGGCACTGGAGGCTTCATGA
- a CDS encoding GntR family transcriptional regulator, producing MTAFAPDSLVLNRKLPLWYQVSQSLRASILGRAPEASLRLPTEEQLAAHYGVSVLTMRQALKELEEEGLISRHRRRGTFIEPGARRSAPRRLLGSIDAIVAQQSGERATVLGHGPEPVPGELAEFFPDESEVVVYKRLRWDVDSSEPTNWAENAVRPELATGLDVADLERWPMTKVLRDVLGVRISRITDTVEARLADPQTAELLRVPLLSPILHYTGVTYDESGRVVDVARIRYRGDRFSFSVTVDAE from the coding sequence GTGACCGCCTTTGCCCCCGACTCGCTGGTCCTGAACCGCAAGCTGCCGCTGTGGTATCAGGTCTCGCAGTCGCTCCGCGCCTCGATACTGGGCCGCGCGCCCGAGGCGTCGCTGCGGCTGCCCACCGAGGAGCAGCTCGCCGCGCACTACGGCGTGAGCGTGCTGACCATGCGCCAGGCCCTCAAGGAGCTGGAGGAGGAGGGCCTGATCAGCAGGCACCGGCGGCGCGGCACCTTTATCGAACCGGGGGCGCGACGCAGCGCGCCGAGGCGGCTGCTGGGCTCGATCGACGCGATCGTGGCCCAGCAGTCGGGGGAACGGGCGACCGTCCTGGGCCACGGTCCCGAGCCGGTGCCCGGTGAGCTCGCGGAGTTCTTCCCCGACGAGTCCGAGGTCGTGGTCTACAAGCGGCTGCGCTGGGACGTGGACAGCAGCGAGCCCACCAACTGGGCGGAGAACGCGGTGCGCCCGGAGCTGGCGACGGGGCTCGACGTGGCGGACCTGGAGCGCTGGCCGATGACCAAGGTGCTGCGGGACGTGCTGGGGGTACGGATCAGCCGGATCACGGACACGGTGGAGGCGCGGCTGGCGGACCCGCAGACGGCGGAACTGCTGCGGGTGCCGCTGCTGAGCCCGATCCTGCATTACACGGGGGTGACGTACGACGAGAGCGGACGCGTGGTGGACGTGGCGCGTATCCGGTACCGGGGGGACAGGTTCTCGTTCTCGGTCACGGTCGACGCGGAGTGA
- a CDS encoding DUF4331 domain-containing protein, producing MTAISSSGRGLSRLAALTFVALAAGGLVASGVTGLEPGSASASSHREAPLISGQPQYDNTDVYAFVSPDQPDTTTIVANWLPFQEPAGGPNFFKFGDDAQYDVHIDSDGDAQGDLLYRWTFKDHVKNGDTFLFNTGPVTTIDDPDLNITQTYDIDMLRLKNQHVMSTTKIADDLPVAPSNVGKASMPDYQALRDQAVHKLPNGATAFAGQADDPFFLDLRVFDLLYGGNLSEVGNDTLKGYNVNSLALQVPTEHIRESAEQPVVGIWSTTQRKSASGHWAQVSRLGMPLVNEVVIPVKDKDKFNASAPWNDAQFLPFVTEPELPKLIEGIYKIKAPAAPRDDLVSVFLTGVDKLNKPPHVRPAEMLRLNTAVPPTAEPKRLGVLDGDNAGFPNGRRLTDDVLDIALQVVEGELLDQKNDLGDAVDENDQKFGGSFPYVALPTSGSRGPLAEGTATKGSSLLNGGAPVAGSAGDDNTTMIASAAAGAGVLLIGLGLNWLRLRRRNTYA from the coding sequence ATGACCGCAATCAGCAGCAGCGGGCGGGGGCTCAGCAGGCTCGCGGCACTCACCTTTGTGGCGCTGGCCGCCGGAGGTCTGGTGGCCTCCGGAGTGACCGGGCTGGAGCCGGGGTCGGCCAGCGCCTCCAGCCACCGTGAGGCCCCGTTGATCTCCGGGCAGCCCCAGTACGACAACACGGACGTGTACGCGTTCGTCAGCCCCGACCAGCCCGACACCACCACGATCGTGGCCAACTGGCTGCCCTTCCAGGAGCCGGCGGGCGGCCCGAACTTCTTCAAGTTCGGCGACGACGCCCAGTACGACGTGCACATCGACAGCGACGGCGACGCCCAGGGCGATCTGCTCTACCGGTGGACCTTCAAGGACCACGTCAAGAACGGCGATACGTTCCTCTTCAACACCGGTCCCGTCACCACCATCGACGACCCGGACCTCAACATCACGCAGACCTACGACATCGACATGCTGAGGCTGAAGAACCAGCATGTGATGTCCACCACGAAGATCGCGGACGATCTGCCGGTGGCCCCCTCGAACGTGGGCAAAGCGTCCATGCCCGACTACCAGGCGCTGCGCGACCAGGCGGTGCATAAACTCCCCAACGGCGCCACGGCGTTCGCCGGGCAGGCCGACGATCCCTTCTTCCTCGATCTGCGCGTCTTCGATCTGCTGTACGGCGGGAACCTCTCCGAAGTCGGCAACGACACGCTCAAGGGCTACAACGTCAACTCCCTCGCCCTGCAGGTGCCGACCGAGCACATCCGCGAATCGGCGGAGCAGCCGGTCGTCGGCATCTGGTCGACGACACAGCGCAAGAGCGCGAGCGGCCACTGGGCCCAGGTGTCCCGGCTCGGTATGCCGCTCGTCAACGAGGTCGTCATACCGGTGAAGGACAAGGACAAGTTCAACGCGTCCGCGCCGTGGAACGACGCCCAGTTCCTCCCGTTCGTCACCGAGCCGGAACTGCCGAAGCTGATCGAGGGCATCTACAAGATCAAGGCCCCGGCCGCTCCGCGTGACGACCTGGTCTCGGTGTTCCTGACCGGAGTCGACAAGCTCAACAAGCCGCCGCACGTCCGCCCGGCGGAGATGCTGCGGCTCAACACGGCCGTCCCGCCCACCGCCGAGCCCAAGAGGCTGGGCGTACTCGACGGCGACAACGCCGGATTCCCCAACGGACGGCGGCTGACGGACGACGTCCTGGACATCGCGCTCCAGGTCGTCGAGGGCGAGCTGCTGGACCAGAAGAACGACCTGGGCGACGCGGTCGACGAGAACGACCAGAAGTTCGGCGGAAGCTTCCCCTATGTGGCACTCCCCACGTCCGGCTCCCGCGGCCCGCTCGCCGAGGGCACCGCGACCAAGGGCAGCAGCCTGCTCAACGGGGGTGCGCCAGTGGCCGGCTCCGCCGGCGACGACAACACGACGATGATCGCCTCCGCGGCGGCCGGTGCGGGCGTGCTGCTCATCGGCCTGGGCCTCAACTGGCTGCGGCTGCGGCGCCGGAACACCTACGCCTGA
- a CDS encoding ABC transporter permease has translation MSAILYDGTAVLGRHLQRIRHAPSIMVMTQTMPIVFLLFFGYVFGSAMAMPGEEYRAFLVPGLLVATAANGIMTGMFTAAQDSHRGVMDRFRTLPMSRTAIPLGQAVADLLTTAVGLVPLLLVGLAMGWRVEGTPLEAAGAFGLLLLFRFATTWIGILLGLASRSEEAAGQLGSATFMLPLLSNAYLPTDDLPGLLRTVAEWNPISAVTAAVRDLFGNAQPPADAAWPVAHPVAGALCWSLALLALFMPLAVRRFAHNDR, from the coding sequence ATGAGCGCGATCCTCTACGACGGCACCGCCGTCCTCGGCCGCCATCTCCAACGGATCAGGCACGCTCCGAGCATCATGGTCATGACCCAGACCATGCCGATCGTGTTCCTGCTGTTCTTCGGCTACGTCTTCGGCAGCGCGATGGCGATGCCGGGCGAGGAGTACCGCGCCTTCCTGGTGCCGGGCCTGCTGGTGGCGACCGCCGCGAACGGCATCATGACCGGGATGTTCACCGCCGCCCAGGACTCCCACCGCGGGGTCATGGACCGCTTCCGCACCCTGCCGATGAGCCGGACCGCCATCCCCCTCGGGCAGGCCGTCGCCGACCTGCTCACCACGGCTGTCGGCCTGGTTCCGCTGCTGCTCGTCGGCCTCGCGATGGGCTGGCGGGTCGAGGGGACCCCACTCGAAGCGGCAGGCGCCTTCGGACTGTTGCTGCTCTTCCGCTTCGCGACCACCTGGATCGGCATCCTGCTCGGCCTGGCTTCGCGGAGCGAGGAGGCCGCTGGCCAGCTGGGCAGCGCCACCTTCATGCTTCCGCTGCTGTCGAACGCGTACCTGCCCACGGATGATCTGCCGGGCCTGCTGCGCACGGTCGCCGAGTGGAACCCGATCTCGGCGGTGACCGCGGCCGTACGGGATCTGTTCGGCAACGCGCAGCCGCCGGCGGACGCCGCCTGGCCGGTGGCCCATCCGGTTGCCGGAGCGCTCTGCTGGTCGCTGGCACTGCTTGCCCTGTTCATGCCGTTGGCCGTGCGCCGCTTCGCGCACAACGACCGGTGA
- the hmgA gene encoding homogentisate 1,2-dioxygenase: MSGIEQARKTAEGLGHSPGFGNEHSSEAVPGALPHGRNSPQRSPLGLYAEQLSGSAFTEPRAHNRRSWLYRIRPSAAHPPFRRVDNGRLRSAPFTESVPDPNRLRWNPLPEPEPGTDWLAGLWTLGGNGDATQRTGMAVHLYHANASMTERVFSDSDGELLIVPERGGLLLRTEFGLLAARPGEVALIPRGVRFRVELLDECARGYVCENYGQPFQLPDLGPIGANGLANARDFLAPVAAYEDVERPVEVVNKFCGNLWAATYDHSPLDVVAWHGNHVPYVYDLHRFNVIGSISYDHPDPSIFTVLTSPSDTPGLAGVDFVVFAPRWLVGEDTFRPPYFHRNVMSEYMGLIEGAYDAKAEGFVPGGGSLHNMMSAHGPDRETFDRASAAELKPQKIDDGLAFMFETRWPLTATEQAATATQLQRGYDDVWQGLQRHFRS; encoded by the coding sequence ATGAGCGGCATCGAGCAGGCACGGAAGACGGCCGAAGGGCTGGGGCACTCCCCCGGATTCGGCAATGAACACAGCTCGGAGGCCGTGCCGGGAGCGCTGCCCCACGGACGGAACTCACCCCAGCGGTCGCCGCTCGGGCTGTACGCGGAGCAGCTGAGCGGCAGCGCTTTCACCGAACCGCGCGCCCACAACCGCCGCTCCTGGCTGTACCGCATCCGCCCCTCGGCCGCGCATCCGCCGTTCCGGCGCGTGGACAACGGCCGGCTGCGCAGCGCGCCCTTCACCGAGTCCGTGCCCGACCCCAACCGGCTCCGCTGGAACCCGCTTCCCGAGCCCGAGCCCGGTACGGACTGGCTGGCCGGTCTGTGGACGCTCGGCGGAAACGGCGACGCGACCCAGCGCACCGGCATGGCCGTGCACCTCTACCACGCCAACGCCTCCATGACGGAGCGGGTCTTCAGCGACTCGGACGGCGAGCTGCTGATCGTCCCCGAGCGGGGCGGGCTGTTGCTCCGTACCGAGTTCGGGCTGCTCGCCGCCCGCCCCGGCGAGGTCGCGCTGATCCCCCGCGGCGTCCGCTTCCGGGTCGAACTGCTGGACGAGTGTGCGCGCGGCTATGTCTGCGAGAACTACGGACAGCCCTTTCAGCTGCCCGATCTCGGCCCGATCGGCGCCAACGGACTCGCCAACGCCCGCGACTTCCTCGCCCCTGTGGCCGCGTACGAGGACGTGGAGCGACCGGTGGAGGTCGTCAACAAGTTCTGCGGGAACCTCTGGGCAGCGACCTACGACCACTCGCCGCTCGATGTGGTCGCCTGGCACGGCAACCACGTTCCGTACGTCTACGACCTGCACCGCTTCAATGTCATCGGCAGCATCAGCTACGACCACCCGGATCCCTCGATCTTCACGGTGCTGACGTCACCCTCGGACACACCGGGGCTGGCGGGCGTCGACTTCGTGGTCTTCGCACCGCGCTGGCTGGTCGGCGAGGACACCTTCCGGCCCCCGTACTTCCACCGCAATGTGATGAGCGAGTACATGGGGCTGATCGAGGGCGCGTACGACGCCAAGGCGGAGGGTTTCGTTCCGGGGGGCGGGTCGCTGCACAACATGATGTCCGCACACGGGCCCGACCGGGAGACGTTCGACCGGGCGAGCGCGGCCGAGCTGAAGCCGCAGAAGATCGACGACGGGCTTGCCTTCATGTTCGAGACGCGGTGGCCGCTGACCGCGACGGAGCAGGCGGCGACAGCCACCCAGTTGCAGCGGGGCTACGACGACGTGTGGCAAGGTCTCCAGCGCCACTTCCGGTCGTAA
- a CDS encoding ATP-binding cassette domain-containing protein, with amino-acid sequence MTTTYAVLGEGLEKRFGEVHALRGLDLAVPEGTVCGVLGPNGAGKTTAVRVLTTLLAPDAGSARVAGHDLRRHPAAVRRHIGVTGQNASVDGDLTGAENLRLFARLLRAPRSRAAELLAQFELTDAADRPARTYSGGMRRRLDLAASLIVRPRVLFLDEPTTGLDPHSRGEIWDAVRQLAHQGTTVLLTTQYLEEADQLADNIVLVDEGRAAHHGTPAQLKARIGSYAEVVVGDASALHAAAAVLDQLTGSEPVLNAERRAVGAVATDPSLTLPRIVRELDAAGVLVVDAVLRPPTLDEVFLRLTDRKELVA; translated from the coding sequence ATGACGACTACGTACGCTGTACTTGGTGAGGGACTGGAGAAGCGGTTCGGTGAAGTCCATGCCCTGCGCGGGCTGGACCTCGCCGTACCCGAGGGCACGGTCTGCGGGGTCCTCGGCCCCAATGGCGCGGGCAAGACCACGGCCGTACGGGTGCTGACGACCCTGCTGGCCCCGGATGCGGGCAGCGCTCGGGTCGCGGGGCACGATCTGCGGCGCCACCCGGCGGCCGTGCGCCGGCACATCGGCGTCACCGGGCAGAACGCCTCGGTCGACGGCGATCTGACCGGCGCCGAGAATCTGCGGCTGTTCGCCCGGCTGCTGAGGGCACCCAGGTCGCGCGCGGCCGAACTGCTGGCGCAGTTCGAGCTGACCGACGCCGCCGACCGACCCGCCCGCACCTACTCCGGCGGCATGCGGCGTCGCCTGGATCTCGCGGCGAGCCTGATCGTCCGGCCCCGGGTGCTGTTCCTGGACGAGCCGACCACCGGACTCGACCCGCACAGCAGGGGCGAAATCTGGGACGCCGTACGGCAGTTGGCGCACCAGGGCACGACCGTGCTGCTCACCACGCAGTATCTGGAGGAGGCCGACCAGCTGGCCGACAACATCGTCCTCGTCGACGAGGGCCGGGCCGCCCACCACGGCACACCGGCCCAACTCAAGGCACGGATCGGCAGCTATGCGGAGGTGGTGGTCGGCGATGCCTCGGCGCTGCACGCCGCCGCGGCCGTACTGGATCAGCTGACCGGCTCCGAGCCCGTCCTGAACGCAGAGAGACGAGCCGTGGGAGCCGTCGCCACCGACCCCTCGCTGACCCTGCCCCGTATCGTCCGCGAGCTGGACGCGGCCGGCGTGCTCGTCGTCGACGCCGTTCTGCGCCCGCCGACGCTCGACGAGGTCTTCCTCCGTCTCACCGACCGCAAGGAGCTCGTCGCATGA
- a CDS encoding type ISP restriction/modification enzyme produces MPMLDELMPWGTAPLRLGRGWAMAPDAASLKARWDAVVRAEGPEQDALFGCTRARTPRSAVAALPGQATGTGRFVREEGRCPTPVRVLHGAFDEQWLIPDHRLIDAARPELWRVADDRQVFVVEQAYAPGAAGPAVVASALLPDGRSPAGRPGRIRPLHRRPGGLEPNLAPGLLPLLSTRYGREVGAGEVVAWILAVAEATPAGCAVPLTADPQLWESGVELGRRMMAVQLRGAHGGERPRLPGGRRPYVRAAVPARPEAIGYDAEGEVLRLGAGRISPVPAGAWDFQVGGVRVLELWFERRTAGAEPGTLEAIRPPSWPQEWTSELLELITVLALSSELQERQREFKAGAEITRDELAGVLPPPAAARRPASVLDHHEEGPEGQFALL; encoded by the coding sequence ATGCCGATGCTGGACGAGCTCATGCCGTGGGGGACGGCCCCGTTGCGGCTGGGGCGAGGGTGGGCGATGGCCCCGGACGCCGCGTCCCTCAAGGCGCGGTGGGACGCCGTTGTACGGGCCGAGGGCCCGGAGCAGGACGCGCTGTTCGGGTGCACCCGGGCGCGTACGCCCCGCAGCGCTGTCGCCGCACTGCCCGGGCAGGCCACCGGGACCGGCAGATTCGTACGGGAGGAGGGGCGCTGCCCCACTCCGGTGCGGGTGCTGCACGGAGCGTTCGACGAGCAGTGGCTCATACCTGACCACCGGCTCATCGATGCCGCCCGGCCCGAGTTGTGGCGCGTCGCGGACGACCGGCAGGTGTTTGTTGTCGAGCAGGCGTACGCGCCAGGGGCGGCGGGGCCTGCGGTTGTGGCCTCCGCGCTGCTGCCGGACGGCCGCTCGCCCGCAGGACGGCCCGGGCGGATCCGGCCGCTGCACCGCCGCCCCGGCGGCCTCGAACCCAATCTCGCCCCGGGGCTGCTCCCCCTGCTGAGCACACGGTACGGACGTGAGGTCGGCGCCGGTGAGGTGGTTGCCTGGATCCTCGCGGTCGCCGAGGCCACTCCCGCGGGCTGCGCGGTACCACTCACCGCCGACCCGCAGCTGTGGGAGTCCGGCGTGGAGCTGGGGCGGCGGATGATGGCGGTCCAGTTGCGCGGGGCCCATGGCGGCGAGCGGCCCAGACTGCCGGGGGGACGCAGGCCCTATGTGCGGGCCGCCGTTCCTGCCCGGCCGGAGGCGATCGGGTACGACGCCGAAGGGGAGGTGCTGCGCCTGGGTGCCGGCCGCATCTCTCCCGTACCTGCCGGGGCCTGGGACTTTCAGGTCGGCGGGGTGCGGGTGCTGGAGCTCTGGTTCGAGCGGCGTACCGCCGGGGCGGAGCCGGGCACACTCGAGGCGATCCGGCCCCCGTCATGGCCGCAGGAGTGGACCTCCGAGCTGCTCGAGCTGATCACCGTACTGGCTCTGTCGAGTGAACTTCAGGAACGGCAGCGGGAGTTCAAAGCGGGTGCGGAGATCACCCGGGACGAGCTGGCGGGTGTGCTGCCGCCGCCCGCCGCGGCCCGTCGGCCCGCCTCCGTACTCGATCATCACGAAGAGGGGCCGGAAGGTCAGTTCGCACTGCTGTGA